Proteins encoded together in one Papaver somniferum cultivar HN1 unplaced genomic scaffold, ASM357369v1 unplaced-scaffold_21, whole genome shotgun sequence window:
- the LOC113339602 gene encoding cytochrome P450 81E8-like translates to MATFNFSFVSNYYYYFLFLISLLLISNLFSKKSTTKNKPPSPPAFPIIGHLYLIMKKPLHEVLIDLSDRYGDVLHLRLGSQSVLALSSPSSIEECLTKNDIIFANRPHAVVAKHLGYDNKTLEWVSYGSDWRNLRRVMNMDIFSHSSLQKTSNIRNEEVQYMLHQLYQRSLSSSSTEIFHEVDLRPMFFEFGFNIIMKIVSGKRSYKGSKKWSFDRLITESFLPERLIHTVDLFLFYDGLVIEVLRRS, encoded by the coding sequence ATGGCTACTTTCAATTTTTCCTTTGTCTCaaactactactactacttccTTTTCTTGATTTCCTTACTACTCATCTCTAATCTTTTCTCTAAGAAAAGCACCACCAAAAACAAGCCACCAAGTCCTCCAGCTTTTCCCATTATCGGACACCTTTACCTTATCATGAAAAAACCCCTACATGAAGTCTTAATAGATCTTTCTGACCGTTACGGAGATGTTTTACATCTCCGTTTGGGTTCTCAATCTGTTCTAGCTCTTAGTTCTCCGTCATCCATCGAAGAATGCCTTACGAAAAACGACATCATTTTTGCTAACCGCCCTCATGCTGTTGTTGCAAAACATCTAGGTTACGATAATAAAACTCTCGAATGGGTATCGTATGGATCAGACTGGAGAAACCTTCGTCGAGTAATGAACATGGATATTTTTTCTCATAGTAGCCTTCAAAAGACATCTAATATTCGTAATGAAGAAGTTCAATATATGTTGCACCAACTTTACCAGAGAAGTTTGTCTTCCTCTTCCACAGAAATATTCCATGAGGTAGATTTGAGGCCTATGTTTTTCGAGTTTGGGTTTAATATAATCATGAAGATAGTAAGTGGAAAGAGATCATATAAGGGAAGTAAGAAATGGAGTTTCGATCGTTTGATTACCGAGAGTTTTCTtcctgaaaggttgattcatacGGTTGATCTTTTCCTGTTTTACGATGGATTGGTTATCGAAGTACTGAGAAGAAGTTGA
- the LOC113339802 gene encoding cytochrome P450 81D11-like — MCLQRDEPETYTHEVVKGIIGTMFSGGIGTSVDTMVAAMSLLVKHPEALAKLRDEIDFHVEEGCFISESDLPKLSYLQCVIQESLRLHPAVTIPLPHLLSQDCTVAGYDIPRGTWLSINIWGIMRDPKWWDEPTKFIPERFDRETAIKEGKMDGFHWIPFGAGRRGCPASGMAFRAISLAIGGLVQCFEWKRVDHDDEVIEEVDEPSPRAVCRPRLVKKDILSQI, encoded by the exons ATGTGTCTACAACGGGATGAACCCGAGACTTACACTCACGAAGTTGTCAAAGGCATCATTGGG ACAATGTTCTCGGGTGGTATTGGAACATCAGTAGACACAATGGTTGCAGCAATGTCGCTTCTAGTGAAGCACCCTGAAGCTTTGGCAAAGTTGAGAGACGAGATAGACTTCCATGTAGAAGAAGGATGTTTCATATCCGAATCAGATCTTCCGAAGTTATCGTACCTCCAATGTGTAATCCAAGAATCGCTTCGACTACACCCAGCAGTAACAATTCCTTTGCCACACTTGTTGTCGCAAGATTGTACTGTCGCCGGTTATGACATTCCACGTGGAACATGGTTATCGATCAATATTTGGGGCATTATGAGAGACCCTAAATGGTGGGATGAACCAACTAAGTTTATACCAGAGAGATTTGACCGTGAAACTGCTATCAAAGAAGGGAAAATGGATGGATTTCACTGGATTCCGTTTGGGGCGGGGCGGAGGGGATGTCCTGCTTCTGGGATGGCTTTTCGGGCCATTTCACTGGCTATAGGTGGTTTAGTTCAGTGTTTTGAGTGGAAAAGGGTAGACCATGATGATGAAGTGATCGAGGAAGTGGATGAACCTTCACCAAGGGCTGTGTGCAGACCTAGGTTGGTTAAGAAGGATATTCTATCTCAAATCTGA